The genomic interval ACCGCTACTAAGAATTACATGTCCCAAAAAGCCATTGTCATAGGATCCGGTTTTGCCGGCTTGTCTGCAGCAACGCACCTTGCTGAGGCGGGATTCGAGGTGACCATTCTTGAAAAGAATAGTCAGCCAGGCGGCCGTGCTCGACAATTTGAAGCCGCCGGTTTCACTTTTGACATGGGGCCTTCATGGTATTGGATGCCGGATGTTTTTGAGCAATACTTTCAGACGTTTGGAAAAAAAGTATCCGACTACTATCAGTTAGAAAGACTCGATCCTTCATATAGGGTTTATTTCGGTGAAAATGATTTTGTCGATTTAAGCGCTGAGATCGAAGAGCTTTTTGACATGTTCGATAGAATTGAGTCTGGCAGTGCCGCGGAGCTTAAGTCATTTTTAAGTGATGCTGCCTATAAATACGAAGTAGGTATTAATGATCTAGTTCGGAAGCCCGGTCGATCCTTGCTCGAATTCGCTGATTGGCGCGTTGCAAAAGGAGTTGTCCAGTTGCAGTTGTTCAGTTCCATTCAAAAGGTCATTCACAAGAAATTCAGTCATCCAAAACTCAGATCCTTACTCGAGTTTCCAGTGCTGTTCTTGGGAGCAATGCCCAAAGATACTCCTGCCTTATACAGCCTCATGAATTACGCTGACATGGTTGGAGGAACATGGTATCCAAAAGGAGGGATGTATGAGATTGTCAAAGCGATGGTCTCATTAGCTGAAGAAAAGGGTGTTCAAATCTTGTGTGATCAAGAAGTTACCCGAATTGCCATTCATGGAGGGCGCGCAAATAGAGTATATACGACCGAACAAGTGTATGAAGCGGATGTATTCGTGGCCGGAGCGGATTACCACCATGTAGAACAGAATTTACTCCCTCCAGAGGGTAGAATGTACAACGAAAAGTACTGGAGTAAGAGAAAAATGGCCCCAAGTAGCTTGTTGTACTACATTGGGTTGGACAAACCTCTTGATGGTGTGTTGCATCATACGTTGTTCTTTGACGAGAGCCTAGAAGAGCACGGCAAGGAGATTTATGAAAACCCAAAATGGCCATCGAAACCTCTTTTCTACGTCAGCGCCGTAAGCAAAACAGACCCTGACAGTGCTCCTGAGGGTATGGAGAATGTTTTTATTCTTATCCCTACGGCACCTGGATTGGAAGATGGGCCTGAGGTGCGAGAGAAATACTTAGAAATCGTCTTGGAGCGGTTAGAGCGGTTGACGGGTCAGAATGTCCGTGACCATATCGTTTATCAGCGCTCCTACGCCCATAAAGACTTTGTTGAAGACTATCACGCCTTTAAAGGCAATGCTTATGGTCTGGCCAACACCCTTGACCAGACAGCCATTCTCAAACCGGCCATGAAGAGTAAGAAAATTAAGAACTTGTACTTTACAGGACAGCTTACTACGCCTGGGCCAGGTGTTCCTCCCAGTTTAATTAGCGGCCAGGTTGTTGCGGGAGAGGTGGTAAAGGACCTAAAAAAAGATTTGGATGAAAGCTTTGTATGATCAAGTCAGCTTGCGCTGCAGTAAAATCGTTACACGCTCTTACAGCACCTCTTTTTCTATGGGGATCCGTTTGCTGAGTTCAGAGCTTCATGATCCTATTTATGCGGTTTATGG from Cryomorphaceae bacterium carries:
- the crtI gene encoding phytoene desaturase — its product is MSQKAIVIGSGFAGLSAATHLAEAGFEVTILEKNSQPGGRARQFEAAGFTFDMGPSWYWMPDVFEQYFQTFGKKVSDYYQLERLDPSYRVYFGENDFVDLSAEIEELFDMFDRIESGSAAELKSFLSDAAYKYEVGINDLVRKPGRSLLEFADWRVAKGVVQLQLFSSIQKVIHKKFSHPKLRSLLEFPVLFLGAMPKDTPALYSLMNYADMVGGTWYPKGGMYEIVKAMVSLAEEKGVQILCDQEVTRIAIHGGRANRVYTTEQVYEADVFVAGADYHHVEQNLLPPEGRMYNEKYWSKRKMAPSSLLYYIGLDKPLDGVLHHTLFFDESLEEHGKEIYENPKWPSKPLFYVSAVSKTDPDSAPEGMENVFILIPTAPGLEDGPEVREKYLEIVLERLERLTGQNVRDHIVYQRSYAHKDFVEDYHAFKGNAYGLANTLDQTAILKPAMKSKKIKNLYFTGQLTTPGPGVPPSLISGQVVAGEVVKDLKKDLDESFV